The DNA sequence GGGCGTTGGGCGATGCGTATTGGCGCCGCGCCCTGGCCAAGAGTGATACAGAGATCCTCTCAAAGCTGAGCAGTGAGCAGTGCGATGCTTACCTGCTCAGCGAATCTAGCCTGTTTGTCTGGCACGATAGTCTGGTGCTGATCACCTGTGGCAACACACGGCTAATCGAGACCGTACTTTCCCTGGTGGAGTCACTGGGTCGCGATCAGATTGCCAGCCTGAGTTATCAGCGTAAGAGCGAGATCTTACCCGCCTTACAGACTAGCCGCTTCGAAGAGGATATCGCCCGGCTTGGCACCATGCTAAGCGGCGCCGCCTACCGCATAGGCCATTTAGATGGTCATCACCATCATATTTTCTTCTCTGGCAGTAAGGTAAGGCTTAAACCCGCCCAGACGGTGCAGATGTACCATATTCGCGGTGAGCTGGCCGATTATCTGCTCAGCGATGGGCAAACGATTGCGGGGATAGCCAGCCGGCTTAATTTATCTCAGCTACTGAGCGGTTTTGATATTGATGCGCACCTGTTCTCGCCACTGGGTTATTCCCTCAACGCCATCAGGGGAGAAGATTATTTTACCTTGCACATCACCCCGCAAGAGACGAGCTCCTATGTGAGCCTGGAAACGAATTTGTCGCTCGGCGCAGGGCTTAACGGTATAGTAGGTAAGTTGTTAAACCGCTTAAATCCGGTAAGCTGGGACTTGGCAGGATATGAAGCCGAGACGTTAGCATACTGCGCCAAACAGTATAGCCTAGAGGCCCGGGGCGAACTTGCCTTGGCGGATGGCCAAGGCCTGTATGTAAAACACTATAAACAGCGCGATTGTGAGCAATTGCTGCCCGTTGCGTTGTGATCTTTACTTCTATAGATTTGGAGCAAATATGACCACTATTGCAGATAAGCCTGATTACTCGCTTTACTCAAATGCATTTGGTTATTTAAGACAGCCACTGGATTTTAAACCGCTCGAGAGCGATGCCGATGTGGTGGTAATAGGTTTGCCGTTTGATATGGCCACTACGGGTCGTTCTGGCGGCCGTATGGGTCCTGGCGCTATCCGTCAGGCGTCGGTCAATCTGGCCTGGGAAGAGTGCCGCTGGCCATGGGACTTTAAGTTGTCCGATCACCTGAAAATGGTCGATGCGGGCGATCTGGTGTTCGATTGCGGTGATGCAGCCGATTTCACCCAACGTGTCGAAGACTTCGCGACGGCCGTGCTCGACTCTGGCAAGGCGCTAATGAGCTTTGGTGGCGATCACTTCGTGACCCTGCCGCTGCTGCGTGCTCACTACAAGAAGCATGGCAAGATGGCACTGCTGCATTTCGATGCGCACACAGACACCTATAGCCAGGGCAGCAAGTATGACCACGGCACCATGTTCTTCCACGCGCCAAATGAGGGCATCATCGATGCTTCTCACTCAGTGCAGGTGGGGATCCGTACCGAATATGACAAGCCAAGCCATCTGTTCAAGGTGATCGATGCGGCCGCCGCTAACGAGATGACTGCCGATGAGATAGTGGCTCAGATTAAAGATCGTGTCGGTGATATGCCATTGTATGTCACCTTCGACATCGACTGTCTGGATCCAGCCTTCGCACCGGGCACAGGCACGCCTGTATGTGGCGGTCTCACCAGCGACAAGGCGATGAAGATCATTCGCGGCCTGCGCGGCATGAATGTTGTCGGTATGGATGTGGTCGAAGTGGCGCCAGCCTACGACAGCGCCGAGATCACCGCACTGGCCGGGGCCACCTTAGGCCTTGAGATGCTACACGTTTGGGCCTGCGCCCATAAGAAGTAAGCAATACGGGACAGGGTAAGGAAGCAGATGTCGAACTTAAGTGATATTAGACGAGAATACACCCTGGGCGGGCTGCACCGAGAGGAGCTGCCCGACAACCCCATGGTGCTGTTTGAGAAATGGATAGAGCAGATTAGGGATTCGGAGATCCTGCCGGATCCCACGGCCATGTCGGTGGCAACCGTCGATGCCGAGGGGCAGCCGTTTCAGCGTATCGTGCTCTTAAAACGTTTCGATGACAACGGCTTTGTGTTTTTCACTAACCTGGCCAGTCGCAAGGCGGAGCAGATAGCCCACAACAACAAGGTGAGTCTGCTGTTTCCCTGGCACGCCCTGGAGCGTCAGGTGGCGGTGACGGGTGTGGCGGAGCAGCTTTCGACCACTGAGGTGCTTAAGTACTTCGTGACGCGGCCCAAAGAGAGTCAGATCGCCGCCTGGGTGTCGAAGCAATCGAGCAAGATCTCGGCGCGCCAAGCGCTGGAGAGCAAGTTTGCCGAGATGAAGGCCAAGTTCAGCCAGGGTGAGGTGCCGCTGCCTAAGTTTTGGGGTGGTTACCGGGTGCGTCCTAGCAGCATAGAGTTCTGGCAGGGCGGTGAATATCGCCTGCACGATCGCTTCCTCTACAGCCGTAAAGATTCAAGTCTTAAAGAAGGCGGCTGGGATATCGACCGCCTGGCGCCTTAAGCTTTCCGATAATCGCGATAAAAAAAACCACCGCAATGCGGTGGTTTTTTTGTCTTAGGCTGCCGTTACCATTTCTTCTTTGGCTGGAACAGCACGTCGATATCATCTTCGTCGCTCTTCTGCTGCGGCGCGTTAGGCTGCGCCATCTTCTGGGCGCCCATGATCTCATCGAGTAGCAACTTGGCTTCATCCACCTTCTTGGCGATAAAGGGATCGTTAGGGGTCAGACCCTTGATGGTGTGCAGGGTCGCCAATGCCTTAGTGACCATCTGCTTGGCGGAGCCGTATTGCTTCATGAAGCAGGCACTACGGGCGCGTGACAGCATAGAATCCACATTGATTCTGAGTTGCAGGCTGTCCACGCGAGCCTCTTCCTGGGCAAAGATATTGGGGTCGACCTTGCCCTTGTTGTGCTCGGCGCGCAGGATAGCCTTGAGTTTTTTCAGTACCTTAACCAGATCCAGGATCTGCTTGTCGGTATCGGGCAGGCGAAAGCTTTCGATGGCAGGGGTCTGTTTCTGGGCGTTTTGCAGGTTTTCGACCTGGCCGGTAAGGTCGGTGAGACGACGCTGATAATCCGCAGTCTGTGGTCCACCAAGGCTTACAGACTGGCTTAAGGCTTCTTGCACTCTTCTGTAGAGGATCAATACCAGATTGGTCGAGCAGGGAAACATTCCGGTGCAGGAGAGCACGTTCTCGGTTTCGTCGATGATGGCTCTTTGTCTGGCTAATTCTGTTCTTCGCTCGGCCTCGGCACGTTCTTTTTGTTGTTGGATTACATTGATGCCAATAACCAATAGCAGCAATGCACCGATGAGGATCAGAACCAAAGTAAATATCATAGATCTACCAATTTTTATGCAATTCCATTAATGCTACTATAAATCAACACGCTAGCATAGTTATCTTAGACTAGCTTTCTCTTTATGTCGTGTGATTCATCTCACCTCTATGCTATATTCCCCTTTGATTTAATTTTTCGCCTGTACTATAACTAATTCTTATACTAACTCTTATGTTAGGGTACCGATTTCAGGCCGTGGCTCTCTTTGAGACACTGACCTTTGCAAAGGAAAGACGATGAAGCTGCAACAACTCAGATACATTGCCGAAGTGGTGAATCACAACCTTAATGTGTCGGCGACCGCTGAGAATCTTTACACCTCTCAGCCTGGGATCAGTAAACAGGTGCGTATGCTCGAAGATGAGCTGGGCATTCAGATCTTTGGCCGTAGCGGTAAGCATCTGACTCATGTGACGCCAGCCGGTCAGCAGGTGATCAATATCGCCAACGACATTTTGGGCAAGGTCGAGAGCATCAAGAAGGTTGCCGAGGAGTATACCAAGCCGGATCAGGGTGAGCTGAATATTGCCACCACAGATACCCAGGCGCGATATGCCTTGCCTGGGATCATCCGTGCCTTTATCGACCGTTACCCTAAGGTGAATCTACACATGCATCAAGGCACGCCTTCGCAGATCAGCGAGTTGGCGGCGAGGGGCGATGCGGACTTTGCCATCGCCACCGAGGGGATGCACCTCTATACGGACCTCATCATGCTGCCTTGCTACCACTGGAATCGCTCCATCGTGGTGACCAAAGATCATCCACTGGCTTCGCGCACTCAGATCAGCATCGAAGACTTAGGCCGTTTCCCGCTGGTAACCTATGTGTTTGGTTTCGATAGAGAATCTGAAATTGAGAAGGCCTTCAATCGCGCCGGTATCGACCCGAGAGTGGTGTTTACCGCGACCAGCGCCGATGTGCTTAAGACCTATGTCAGATTGGGCCTAGGGGTTGGGGTGATCGCCTCCATGGCGGTGGACCCTGTGATAGATAAAGACTTGGTGGCCATAGATGCCAGCCATCTGTTTGCCCACAGCACCACTAAGATAGGTTTTAGGAAGGGCAATTTCCTGCGTAATTATATGTATGAGTTTATTGAGCATTTTGCGCCGCACCTGACCAAAGATATTGTTGAGAAGGCGGTGGCCCTTAGAGACCCTCAGCTGATTGAAAACCTGTTTGCGGATGTGGAGCTGCCGATCCGTTAAGGCGAGCGTTTGAGCTTAGCTAAGATAAGCTGATGTGTAGCCATAAAAAAACTCGCCCTAGGGCGAGTTTTTTATGTTTCATTCATTGCCGATTAACACTCGACTATGTTAACCGCCAGGCCGCCCTTGGCGGTTTCCTTGTACTTGCTGCGCATATCCTTGCCGGTATCCATCATGGTCTTGATCACCTTATCCAGAGAGACCTTATGGTTGCCGTCGCCGCGCATCGCCAGGCGTGAGGCGTTGATTGCCTTCACCGCGCCCATGGCGTTACGCTCGATGCAAGGCACCTGCACCAAGCCTCCGACTGGGTCGCAGGTCAGCCCCAGGTTGTGCTCCATGCCGATCTCGGCGGCGTTCTCCACATGTTCAACCGTGCCGCCCATGATCTCTGTGAGCGCGGCGGCGGCCATAGAGCAGGCCACGCCGACTTCACCCTGACAGCCCACTTCGGCGCCTGAGATAGAGGCGTTCTTCTTGTAGAGAATGCCGATGGCGGCTGCGGTCAACAGGTACTGACAGCAGATATCCAGATCCACCTCTTGAACGAAGGTGTCGTAGTAGCAGAGTACGGCAGGGATGATGCCGGCGGCGCCGTTGGTCGGCGCAGTCACCACGCGATCGCCTGCGGCATTTTGCTCGTTCACGGCCAGGGCAAACAGATCGACCCAGTCCATGGCGGTGAGCGGATCGACCACTGTCTTGCTCTCGGCCTTGAGGCGGCGGTAGAGCGCCGGGGCGCGGCGTCTGAGTTTCAGCCCGCCCGGGAGTATGCCTTCCTTCTGATAACCGCGCTCGACGCAGCTTTTCATGGTCTGCCATATGGTCCACAGACGCTCCTTCACCTCTTTCTCGCTGGCAATAGAGAGTTCGTTCTCCATCATCAGCGCAGAGATGCTCAGGCCGTTCTCGACACACATATCCAGCAGCTCGGCGGCGCTGTTAAAGTCATAGGGCGCGGCTTCGATAGGGGAGGCTGGCGAGGCATCCTGGGCCAGAATTTCATCTTCATCTAAGATGAAGCCGCCACCGACAGAGTAATAGGTACGCTGATAGATGCAGTTGCCCTTGGCATAGGCGTAGAGGGTCATGGCATTGGCGTGGGCCGGCAGACTCTTGCGTCTGTGGTAGGTGATGCCATCTTCACGGCTGAAGCGCACTACCTTGTTGTTTGGCATGGTTAAGCTTTGTGTGTCATGAACCTGTGCCAGGGTGGCATCGATCTTGTCGGTATCAACGGTTTCAGGGGCTTCGCCCATCAGGCCTAAGATCACGGCCTTACCCGTGCCGTGGCCCTTACCAGTTTGGCCGAGTGAGCCAAACAGCTCAGATCTCAGCTCATCTGTTTCTGCTAGATGACCATGTTTTTCTAAATCTTGAATGAAGATATTACCCGCTTTCATCGGGCCTACGGTATGGGAGCTTGAGGGCCCGATACCAATTTTAAACATGTCAAAAACGCTAATCATTATAAAACCCTGTTGTAATCATTATTTTCGTTATTCAATCTCAGTGATTTTAGGCCAATTTAATTATTCATGCCTGAAGGGGCGTTAATGTCGCCCCGTTGTGCTAACCTTGCGAGCACATTAAGATTGTCAATTATTAAGTATCCCATACTTTAGTCGCAGCTTTCGCATTAGTTTTTTTCAAGAGTGAGTTTCGCATTAGGCATACTATTGCTAATCGCAGAGGGCTGAGGAAAGCTGCCCGAAGGTTTGTGGTTTTATCAATTGTATACAAAAACTTAGACGATTTTGCCTTGCTAAGTATTTGTTAATCATCGGCGTCGATAAAACTGATTTAACAGTTTTTCTAGGGGGAGTTGTGAGTTATTTAATGATGGATTTGTTATCCACCGAGATGAATGCGCAGGAGCAAGCGCAGTTGATGCATCCCATGGTCGGCGGGCTGATATTGTTTTCCCGCAACTATCAAGATCGCGATCAGCTCTGCGCCTTGGTGGCCTCGGTGCGTGCCCTTAGACCCGATCTGCTTATCGCCGTGGATCATGAAGGCGGGCGGGTACAAAGATTTATCGACGGCTTTAGTAAGATCCCCGCCATGGGCGACATATTGCCAGCGGCAAAGCAAGACCTTCAATTAGCCAAGGGCTGGGCGAGGGAGCTTGGTTTTCTCATGGCCGTTGAATTGCTGGCCTGTGATATCGATTTAAGTTTTGCCCCTGTGCTGGATCTGAACGGCATCAGTCAGGTGATTGGCACCCGCGCCTTTAGCGATAAGCCCGATGAGGTGATAGCCCTGGCCGAAGCCTTTATTCAAGGGATGCAGGATGCTGGCATGGCCGCCGTGGGTAAACATTTCCCCGGTCATGGCAGCGTGGCGGCTGACTCCCATATTGCCAAGCCGGTGGATGAGCGTAGCGAAGCCGAGATCCGCGCCCTGGACATGGTGCCCTTTGCGCATCTTATGGGGGCGAAGCGATTACAAGGGGTGATGCCGGCCCACGTGATCTATCCTAAGGTCGACCCCAATCCCGCGGGTTTCTCCTCCTATTGGCTTAAGCAGGTGCTGCGTGAAGAGCTTAAGTTCGATGGGGTGATCTTCTCCGACGATCTCGGCATGAAGGGGGCTGGCGTGGTGGGTGGCTACCCAGAGCGGGCCAGCGCCGCTATTAAGGCGGGCTGTGACATGATCTTGCTGTGTAATGACAGTCAGGGCGTCAGCGAGCTGTTAACCTCGTTTGAGTGGCCTGAGCAAGGTCCACAGGTGCCGGCGCGTAAACTGCTGGCCAACAGACCTCAGGTTGCCAAGGCGCTGGAGGATGAATCTCGTTATCTGGCGGCAAGAAGGATAGCAGAGCAGATCTGTATGGGCTAAATTTGATGTAGCGCAACAACAGCCTATGATGAGTTAGCTAAAGTTAATATTCACATACAGTTAGCAGGTAACAGGATGATCCTCTATTTCCACGGTTTTGACGCCACCAGTCCAGGTAACCATGAAAAAATGCGCCAGCTGCAGTTTGTCGACCCCGACGTACGGCTGATCAGCTACAGCACGCTTCACCCTAAGTACGATATGCAGTATCTGCTCAACGAGGTGAGTCGTCAGCTAACCCAGAGTGACGATCCCGCGCCCCTGGCGATAGGTGTCGGCCTCGGCGGCTATTGGGCCGAGCGGATAGGTTTTCTCAATGGCCTTAAAACCGTGATGATCAATCCTAATCTGCATC is a window from the Shewanella loihica PV-4 genome containing:
- a CDS encoding adenosylmethionine decarboxylase, with product MYFEGAEKRLSLTLAAGCPSLRALGDAYWRRALAKSDTEILSKLSSEQCDAYLLSESSLFVWHDSLVLITCGNTRLIETVLSLVESLGRDQIASLSYQRKSEILPALQTSRFEEDIARLGTMLSGAAYRIGHLDGHHHHIFFSGSKVRLKPAQTVQMYHIRGELADYLLSDGQTIAGIASRLNLSQLLSGFDIDAHLFSPLGYSLNAIRGEDYFTLHITPQETSSYVSLETNLSLGAGLNGIVGKLLNRLNPVSWDLAGYEAETLAYCAKQYSLEARGELALADGQGLYVKHYKQRDCEQLLPVAL
- the speB gene encoding agmatinase, translating into MTTIADKPDYSLYSNAFGYLRQPLDFKPLESDADVVVIGLPFDMATTGRSGGRMGPGAIRQASVNLAWEECRWPWDFKLSDHLKMVDAGDLVFDCGDAADFTQRVEDFATAVLDSGKALMSFGGDHFVTLPLLRAHYKKHGKMALLHFDAHTDTYSQGSKYDHGTMFFHAPNEGIIDASHSVQVGIRTEYDKPSHLFKVIDAAAANEMTADEIVAQIKDRVGDMPLYVTFDIDCLDPAFAPGTGTPVCGGLTSDKAMKIIRGLRGMNVVGMDVVEVAPAYDSAEITALAGATLGLEMLHVWACAHKK
- the pdxH gene encoding pyridoxamine 5'-phosphate oxidase, whose protein sequence is MSNLSDIRREYTLGGLHREELPDNPMVLFEKWIEQIRDSEILPDPTAMSVATVDAEGQPFQRIVLLKRFDDNGFVFFTNLASRKAEQIAHNNKVSLLFPWHALERQVAVTGVAEQLSTTEVLKYFVTRPKESQIAAWVSKQSSKISARQALESKFAEMKAKFSQGEVPLPKFWGGYRVRPSSIEFWQGGEYRLHDRFLYSRKDSSLKEGGWDIDRLAP
- the cysB gene encoding HTH-type transcriptional regulator CysB, with the translated sequence MKLQQLRYIAEVVNHNLNVSATAENLYTSQPGISKQVRMLEDELGIQIFGRSGKHLTHVTPAGQQVINIANDILGKVESIKKVAEEYTKPDQGELNIATTDTQARYALPGIIRAFIDRYPKVNLHMHQGTPSQISELAARGDADFAIATEGMHLYTDLIMLPCYHWNRSIVVTKDHPLASRTQISIEDLGRFPLVTYVFGFDRESEIEKAFNRAGIDPRVVFTATSADVLKTYVRLGLGVGVIASMAVDPVIDKDLVAIDASHLFAHSTTKIGFRKGNFLRNYMYEFIEHFAPHLTKDIVEKAVALRDPQLIENLFADVELPIR
- a CDS encoding L-serine ammonia-lyase, producing the protein MISVFDMFKIGIGPSSSHTVGPMKAGNIFIQDLEKHGHLAETDELRSELFGSLGQTGKGHGTGKAVILGLMGEAPETVDTDKIDATLAQVHDTQSLTMPNNKVVRFSREDGITYHRRKSLPAHANAMTLYAYAKGNCIYQRTYYSVGGGFILDEDEILAQDASPASPIEAAPYDFNSAAELLDMCVENGLSISALMMENELSIASEKEVKERLWTIWQTMKSCVERGYQKEGILPGGLKLRRRAPALYRRLKAESKTVVDPLTAMDWVDLFALAVNEQNAAGDRVVTAPTNGAAGIIPAVLCYYDTFVQEVDLDICCQYLLTAAAIGILYKKNASISGAEVGCQGEVGVACSMAAAALTEIMGGTVEHVENAAEIGMEHNLGLTCDPVGGLVQVPCIERNAMGAVKAINASRLAMRGDGNHKVSLDKVIKTMMDTGKDMRSKYKETAKGGLAVNIVEC
- the nagZ gene encoding beta-N-acetylhexosaminidase, with the translated sequence MSYLMMDLLSTEMNAQEQAQLMHPMVGGLILFSRNYQDRDQLCALVASVRALRPDLLIAVDHEGGRVQRFIDGFSKIPAMGDILPAAKQDLQLAKGWARELGFLMAVELLACDIDLSFAPVLDLNGISQVIGTRAFSDKPDEVIALAEAFIQGMQDAGMAAVGKHFPGHGSVAADSHIAKPVDERSEAEIRALDMVPFAHLMGAKRLQGVMPAHVIYPKVDPNPAGFSSYWLKQVLREELKFDGVIFSDDLGMKGAGVVGGYPERASAAIKAGCDMILLCNDSQGVSELLTSFEWPEQGPQVPARKLLANRPQVAKALEDESRYLAARRIAEQICMG
- the ycfP gene encoding alpha/beta hydrolase YcfP, coding for MILYFHGFDATSPGNHEKMRQLQFVDPDVRLISYSTLHPKYDMQYLLNEVSRQLTQSDDPAPLAIGVGLGGYWAERIGFLNGLKTVMINPNLHPEDNMLGKIDRPEEYADIASKCVSQFREKHKGRGMCILSRQDEVHDNQAVASILAPFYPIVWDEEQRHKFPSLAAHLAEIKAFKEQQ